The Oncorhynchus kisutch isolate 150728-3 linkage group LG10, Okis_V2, whole genome shotgun sequence region taagattcaacaaatTGAGAAACTGAAcacgttccacagacatgtgactaacagaaatggaataatgtgtccctgaacaaagggggggtcaaactcaaaagtaacagtcagtatctggtgtggccaccagctgcattaagtactgcagtgcatctcctcctcatgaactgcaccagatttgccagttcttgctgtgagatgttaccccactcgtccaccaaggcacctgcaagttcccggacatttctggggggaatggccctagccctcacccgccGATCTATGgtctcagacgtgctcaatgggattgagatccgggctcttcgctggccatggcagaacactgacattcccaccttgcaggaaatcatgcacagaacaatGTGCCTAACATtgttatgctggagggtcatgtcaggataagccggcaggaagggtaccacatgagagagCAGGATGTCTTCCCAGACAACAGGCTCAGTCCgacgatgctgtgacacaccaccccaaaCAATGACGGACccgccacctccaaatcgatcccgctccagagtacaggcctcggtgtaacgctcattccttcgacgataaacgcgaatctgaccatcgaccctggtgagacaaaaccgcaactcgtcagtgaagagcactttttgccagtcctgtctggtccagcgatggtgggtttgtgccataggtgacgttgttgccggtgatgtcaggtgaggacctgccttacaacaggtctacaagccctcagtccagcctctctcagcctattgcggacagtctgagcactgatggagggattgtgcgttcctggtataAATCAGGCAGTTgttgtcctgtacctgtcctgtacctgtcctgcaggtgcgatgtaccgatcctgtgcaggtgctgttccatgtggtctgccactgcgaggacaatcagctgtccgtcctgtctccctgtagcaggcatctcacagtacggacattgcaatttattgccctggccacatctgcagtcctccttgcagcatgcctaaagcacgttcatgcagatgagcagggaccctggacatctttcttttggtgtttttcagagtcagtagacaggCCTCTTTAGtgccctaagttttcataactgtgaccttaattgcctaccgtctgtaagctgttagtgtcttaacgaccattccacaggtgcatgttcattaattgtttatggttcattgtacAAGCAGCatggggaaacagtgtttaaacccactacaatgaagatctgaagttattttgatttttacgaattatctttgaaagacagggtcctgaaaaaagggatgtttttgctgagtttatataactGTAACTACTACACCTGCCCATCTCATTGATATCAAATTATTATAGATACACATTGTTTTTGAACCCACCATGTGGTCATGTGAggtgaaatgtgtatattttggAATGTGAACACTCAGTGTGTTTGACCTGACGAATATCCGTTTCGGATTGAAACGTTGTCAACAAAGCTGTGAATTGGGGGGCTTTAAATAGTGTGAGGGCCTTCTTTGTTCTTTAATTGTATTGTATTCCAACAATAGATTTCATATCACGAACCAACATTAAACAACCTACAAAAACAGCGAGGAAGCGTGAGCTTTACCACCTAATAAAGGTCATCAGGCAGAGGGAGCACCAGTGTTTCCTCTAAATGTTATTAGCCGTGGCGGTCAGCACTGGTGACTTCTTAAAAGGACCTtcttcccccccccaaaaaatgtttggtGGGGGGTGGCTTATGATGTGTTAATATGCCATGGCAGCAAAAAAAACAGAATTACAGTAAATCAGGTTTAAAAAAAAGGAAACTGAACaggaaacaaaaaaacaaaatgacGGTAAACTTGAGGTCACTATGACTATTACATTACCAATCTCTTTCCTTTGTCCAAGAGCTGTTGATTCATAACGTTACATGGTTGGTGGTCACGTAAAATGACTCGTGTGTCTGTCAGGAAATTGAGACTTGTAATAGGTAGGTTTAACAAGCCAATTAGGGTCATTTTTATGAGAGATTGTTCCAGTTCAGTTAACACAGTCAGCAGTGACACTGCACCCAACAGCAGAGCCATACTGTACACAACTTGATAGTTAATGGGAAAACTGCGTATATCATTGTACCTAACTTGATGACCTCCAGAGGTACTGTGTGACAGAGACGGAGCAGGTCTGGAGTCTCACTCTCATCCTCCTTCACAGCAGCTCTGTCTGAGATCTGATCAACACAGGAAACAGTAGTTAGTGGATATATGAATAACAGAAAGACTACCGCAGAGCATCATGCTATCAGCTATACCGCGGAGAAGCATGCTATCAGCTAAACCGCGGAGCAGCATGCTATCAGCTAAACCGCGGAGCAGCATGCTATCAGCTAAACCGCGGAGCAGCATGCTATCAGCTAAACCGCGGAGCAGCATGCTATCAGCTAAACCGCGGAGCAGCATGCTATCAGCTAAACCGCGGAGCAGCATGCTATCAGCTAAACCGCGGAGCAGCATGCTATCAGCTAAACCGCGGAGCAACATGCTATCAGCTAAACCGCGGAGCAGCATGCTATCAGctatacagtaaagtacattactgagtttgggtaaacCAAATgttaatctgattacattcagttacttttagattactttcccctcaAGAGGCATTAGAAGTAGACAACAATgcatgttaccaattgaaccacatctattgcaggataaatccatGTTAaggtttacatagctggccatatatggatgttgaagtttactttatgggttggttatgtaggcttcatcactttctactacataataataataataatactattcaATTATCTTTACATGAATATATATAATTtacaagtccaaaaatggatgaagCAAACACAGATTGCCTATTGATGtattttatcagcatgaattaaaAGCCCCACGTTtattccacaggctgggatctgcactatgaaGCTGTTACACATGTGGCTGGCCATTGGTTGATAGGCAGGTTAAACTTCTTGATTTCAACCAtcattgggttcaaatacacattttgatttgtgaacagccatccacaatccgtaaggcgcaaatagctaaatgagagagcagcagtgtgattcacatcaatgtgctatgtagatatcaataataagtgatatccgtatcgccgtagacGACACCTCTGCTGTCATCctttacctccaagcgtttattgaAGTTGGATAATCTtaggatgccgacagcagtcgcaccattggaagacatagcttgtaCTGCAACCTACAAAAGCCTGTTCCTGCTCTTTCCCCACAagccatcaaacacatttgatggGTCATCATAggggtctctgacatcataggggtctctgacatcataggggtctctgacatcataggggtctctgacatcataggggtctctgattggtggtcagactcgctcaggtgaaACTTGTgctttttttcaatgctgatttgaatgtcattgagaaaacagagaagtgtccgGTATTTTTTCtctcgcaaacatcctttctgaatttaaaagtaatcatctagtttttcaaaagtatctaatctgattacaatatttttgctggtaacggattacagttaccggtttttgtaatcccttaaATGTAATGCAATGGCACTGGCCTGCCCTCTCACTTCTCTGTCGGTGACCTCCTCTTTGACCTCGGTGTTGGTGACCTCCTCTTTGACTTCTGTGTCTGTGACCTCCACTTTAACAACTGACTTCCGGTCCTCGTCAGACAGATGTGTTTGAAGTCCTTCCAGAACCGTCCGAGCCTTCACAAAAGGAGGGATGTTTAATCTAAAAGAACAAAGAGTAACTCAATTAACGCTCATTGTATCAGAAGAAGGTCTATTTCTCGCAAGATGAGAATGAAGAATTCTAGGGAATTTCAATTCATCAGGGAAGGAAAGAAATGTCATAGCTGGAAAATGTGCTTGTACAACAATGGTGTTGGTAGTTTAGTTTTTGACTCACAATAGCCGACAACACATGGTTCTAATAGTAAAACAATGTCATAGTCTAAATCAGGCTTAACATAGATGTTGGGGCTGTGGGTCACCTAAAGAGGATCTCAGCTCTCAGGTAGTTGCCAATGCCGTTAAAGTACTTCTGGTTCAACAGAACCTCACAGATGGGCCGGTCGAACGCTCTGTCGGACAGGTGGGAAAGGACATTCTCCCTGGAACAGAAACGACGTACGGCAATGTAGAACAGTGGTCATATAGTCACACCCACTACAAAATGTACCATCTGAACCCTGAAACCTTGGCTTACCATCTGAACTGATGGTGGGAGGATTTGTAGACAACAAACAAGAGGTGATTTAGAGAAGACAGTTTTAATGTTGATGTTTGGCACTATACCCCTGTTCTAATAGGATCTAACCCCACTGTGTAATGCTGATCCATTTCATCTCCTATTAGGTTCTGGAGTTTGAACAATGGCTACCTGTAGCTCAGGTACTCAAACATGATACAGGGCCCTCGGTTGAGTTGCCAGGTCCCGTTGGGTTGCCAGCTGCCAAAGCGGCGTGTGTCCACAAAGCTCAGAACCCTACAGGGCTTCTCATTGGTGTAGAACCGCAGGTGGGAATGTTTAGGAAGCTCCGCCTCCGTGGTGAAACGGAAGAATCCAGACATTCCGAAACGGAAGACGATGTCCATGGTCTGGACCTGGTTGACCTGACCTTTCTTCCCCCTGACAATATAATAGAATGGTATTTAATTCTCCATCTTTCAAAGTAACTTCATATTTTTGGTCCACCACCACAAAAAAAACAGTAACCTTGTGGCGACTATTCCGCCTCTTAACTTCTCGGTTACCTACCGCCTGCATCTCCCCTGAGCAGAGTCACTCTTCTGGGGGGTTAGAGTGAGGCGGACCTCCTTGCCTCTGGAGGTGGCGATGATGGTGTAGGCCGGGCAGGAGAAGGAGACCTCAGGGTTCTTACTGACCTCTGATTTTTGTACTGGGCCAGTGAAGACCACTCCCCCACACATCCTGTTGACAAACAGACTGGCCAAGTGTAACTCTGGACCCTCAGgcatggtggtggtgtggttCTGAAGAAGAGATAGACAAATagagagggacagtagatagagaaaggggtaggagagggaaaggagacacagcgggacagagagagaaagacaggggtaggagagggacaggagacacagcgggacagagagagaaagacaggggtaggagagggaaaggagacacagtgggacagagagagagacaggggtaggagagggaaaggagacacagtgggacagagagagagacaggggtaggagagagaaaggagacacagcgggacagagagagagacaggggtaggagagggaaaggagacacagtgggacagagagagagacaggggtagaagAGGGACAGGAGacagcgggacagagagagagacaggggacacAGCGGGacagtagatagagagagacaggggtaggagagggaaaggagacagcgggacagagagagagacaggggtaggagagggaaaggagacagcgggacagagagagacaggggtaggagagggaaaggagacagcgggacagagagagagacaggggtaggagagggaaaggagacacagtgggacagagagagagacaggggtagaagAGGGACAGGAGacagcgggacagagagagacaggggtaggagagggaaaggagacagcgggacagagagagagacaggggtaggagagggaaaggagacacagtgggacagagagagagacaggggtaggagagggacaggagacagcgggacagagagagacaggggtaggagagggaaaggagacagcgggacagagagagagacaggggtaggagagggaaaggagacagcgggacagagagagagacaggggtaggagagggaaaggagacacagtgggacagagagagagacaagggtaggagagggaaaggagacagtgggacagagagagagacaggggtaggagagggaaaggagacagtgagacagagagagagagacaggggtaggagagagaaaggagacacagtgggacagagagagagagagagagagagagagacaggggcagagacggAACAGATCGAGAGAGACGGGGACAGATAGAGAACAACAAGGGGGGCCAGATAGAGAAGGACAAGGGGACCAAATAGAGGACAGGAATCAGTCTCTACACGCACTATGGGCAGATCAACTATGTAACCAAAGTCAATGTATCTGTGatgtaacgttagttagctaactaacttGGAAGCTTAACTTTCACATTTTTCAATTAACAGTGTTGACATGTCTTGCAATTTGTAACAGGCAATAACTAAGTTACGGGTAACTTGCATGCAAAGCTATATACAAAAGTTACTGCTAACTTACA contains the following coding sequences:
- the neil1 gene encoding endonuclease 8-like 1 — encoded protein: MPEGPELHLASLFVNRMCGGVVFTGPVQKSEVSKNPEVSFSCPAYTIIATSRGKEVRLTLTPQKSDSAQGRCRRGKKGQVNQVQTMDIVFRFGMSGFFRFTTEAELPKHSHLRFYTNEKPCRVLSFVDTRRFGSWQPNGTWQLNRGPCIMFEYLSYRENVLSHLSDRAFDRPICEVLLNQKYFNGIGNYLRAEILFRLNIPPFVKARTVLEGLQTHLSDEDRKSVVKVEVTDTEVKEEVTNTEVKEEVTDREISDRAAVKEDESETPDLLRLCHTVPLEVIKLGGKGYDPEKMDYTDFKSWLQCYCVEGMKSVRDHNGRTMWFKGDPGPMAPKDAKTKMIVKKEDDHDYKGGKKVKKARSESPMKPKYIKETEVPQRRAGRRK